In Geobacter anodireducens, a genomic segment contains:
- a CDS encoding protein-(glutamine-N5) methyltransferase, release factor-specific, giving the protein MAEKPEIWTIRKVLDWTRGYLAEKGVENARLETEWLLSAALGLDRVGLYVNFDKPLNPEELAACRGLVARRAKREPLQYILGTQEFCGLDFAVTPAVLIPRHDTEVIVEEAHRRAPHVATVLDIGVGSGCIAVALARHLPHAQVWGVEQSPGALALAQRNVERHGARVTLFEGSLFEPFGDQRFDLIVSNPPYIPTADLEALQPEVREYEPRAALDGGADGLDFYRLIVPAAPAHLNPGGWLMVELGIGQAEAVLGMFARAGFSDCFTAQDPAGIDRVVGGRIG; this is encoded by the coding sequence ATGGCGGAAAAGCCTGAAATCTGGACGATTCGCAAGGTTCTCGACTGGACCAGGGGCTACCTGGCTGAAAAGGGGGTCGAGAATGCTCGCCTGGAAACCGAATGGCTCCTGAGTGCCGCCCTGGGGCTCGATCGGGTGGGGCTCTACGTCAATTTCGACAAACCCCTGAACCCGGAGGAGCTTGCCGCCTGCCGCGGGCTCGTGGCGCGCCGGGCCAAGCGGGAGCCGCTCCAGTACATCCTCGGCACCCAGGAGTTCTGCGGCCTCGATTTCGCCGTGACGCCGGCGGTTCTCATCCCCCGGCACGACACCGAGGTGATCGTGGAGGAGGCGCACCGCCGTGCCCCCCACGTCGCGACGGTGCTCGATATCGGTGTGGGCAGCGGCTGCATTGCCGTGGCCCTGGCCAGGCACCTTCCCCACGCCCAGGTGTGGGGGGTCGAGCAGTCTCCCGGCGCCCTCGCCCTGGCCCAACGGAACGTGGAACGGCACGGCGCGCGGGTGACCCTCTTCGAGGGCTCCCTGTTCGAGCCCTTTGGGGACCAGCGGTTCGATCTGATCGTCTCCAATCCCCCCTATATTCCCACCGCCGACCTGGAGGCGCTTCAGCCGGAGGTTCGGGAGTACGAACCCCGTGCCGCACTGGATGGAGGAGCCGACGGCCTCGATTTCTACCGGCTCATCGTACCGGCCGCCCCGGCGCACCTGAATCCCGGTGGCTGGCTCATGGTCGAACTGGGCATCGGCCAGGCGGAGGCAGTGCTCGGCATGTTCGCCCGTGCCGGCTTCAGCGACTGTTTTACCGCTCAAGACCCCGCCGGCATCGACCGGGTGGTCGGCGGAAGGATCGGGTAG
- a CDS encoding ATP phosphoribosyltransferase has translation MTDYITIAIPKGRILEDSVALFGKIGIHCDELLSNTRKLIFENHEQRMRYMIVRATDVPTYVEYGCADLGIVGKDTLMEQEKDLYEPLDLKFGYCRMMVAEPAGLALDDDPSSWTNIRIATKYPNVTEKYFARKGVQVEIIKLYGSIELAPLVGLSERIVDLVSTGETLRQNGLVEVETIAEITTRLIVNRASLKTKHPRITGIIEGLEKHV, from the coding sequence ATGACCGACTACATAACCATCGCCATCCCCAAAGGGCGGATTCTGGAAGATTCGGTAGCCCTCTTCGGCAAGATCGGAATCCACTGCGACGAGCTCCTCTCCAACACCCGAAAGCTCATCTTCGAAAATCACGAGCAGCGGATGCGGTACATGATCGTCCGGGCCACCGATGTCCCCACGTATGTGGAGTACGGCTGCGCCGACCTCGGCATCGTCGGCAAGGACACTCTCATGGAGCAGGAAAAGGACCTCTATGAGCCCCTGGACCTGAAGTTCGGCTACTGCCGGATGATGGTGGCCGAACCGGCGGGACTTGCCCTGGACGACGACCCCTCCAGTTGGACCAACATCCGGATCGCCACCAAGTATCCCAACGTGACGGAGAAGTATTTCGCCCGCAAGGGGGTTCAGGTGGAGATCATCAAGCTCTACGGGTCCATCGAGCTGGCTCCGCTGGTCGGGCTTTCCGAGCGGATCGTGGACCTGGTGTCCACCGGCGAGACCCTGCGCCAGAACGGCCTGGTGGAGGTTGAGACCATCGCCGAGATCACCACGCGCCTCATCGTCAACCGGGCGAGCCTCAAGACCAAGCATCCCCGGATTACCGGGATCATCGAAGGGCTGGAGAAGCACGTATGA
- a CDS encoding UDP-N-acetylglucosamine 1-carboxyvinyltransferase (adds enolpyruvyl to UDP-N-acetylglucosamine as a component of cell wall formation; gram-positive bacteria have 2 copies of MurA which are active), producing MDKLIIKGGKKLTGEVSVSGSKNAALPIFVSTILAPGLNEIRNVPFLRDINTTIKVLESLGAVVEGNGNIVRIDTTHVNNVEATYDLVKTMRASVLVLGPLLARHGRARVSLPGGCAIGARPINLHLKGLAALGADIRLEHGYVEAKAKKLKGARINFDISTVGGTEQLMMAAALATGETVLENAAREPEIIDLAEILIKMGARIDGAGTDTVRITGVKELAPVAHDVMPDRIEAGTFMVAAAITGGDIKIRNMKLEHLDALVFKLQDAGVEITNRDNVVRVKGPRRPKAVNIKTRPYPGFPTDMQAQFMALMCVADGASVISENIFENRFMHVSELLRFGADITVEGNTATVKGVKKLSGAPVMATDLRASASLILAGLASDNTTEISRIYHLDRGYESIEKKLAGLGADIQRVKE from the coding sequence TTGGACAAGCTGATCATCAAAGGGGGAAAGAAACTGACCGGAGAGGTCTCGGTCAGTGGCTCCAAGAACGCGGCTCTCCCCATTTTCGTCTCCACCATCCTCGCCCCCGGTCTCAACGAGATCCGTAACGTTCCTTTCCTGCGCGACATCAATACCACCATCAAGGTCCTGGAGTCCCTGGGCGCCGTGGTGGAAGGAAACGGCAACATCGTCCGGATCGACACGACCCACGTGAACAACGTGGAGGCCACCTATGATCTCGTGAAGACCATGCGGGCGTCGGTACTGGTATTGGGGCCGCTGCTGGCTCGCCATGGCCGGGCACGGGTCTCCCTTCCCGGGGGCTGCGCCATCGGCGCCCGTCCCATCAACCTCCACCTCAAGGGGCTTGCCGCCCTGGGTGCCGACATCCGGCTGGAGCACGGCTACGTGGAGGCCAAGGCGAAAAAGCTCAAGGGTGCCCGCATCAACTTCGACATTTCCACCGTGGGCGGCACTGAGCAGTTGATGATGGCGGCGGCCCTGGCCACAGGAGAGACGGTTCTGGAAAACGCCGCCCGGGAGCCCGAGATCATCGATCTGGCCGAGATCCTGATCAAGATGGGGGCAAGGATCGACGGTGCCGGCACCGACACCGTTCGGATCACCGGGGTGAAGGAGCTGGCGCCGGTTGCCCACGACGTCATGCCCGACCGGATCGAAGCGGGCACGTTCATGGTGGCGGCGGCCATCACCGGTGGCGACATCAAGATCCGCAACATGAAGCTGGAGCACCTGGATGCGCTCGTGTTCAAACTTCAGGATGCCGGCGTGGAGATCACCAATCGTGATAACGTGGTGCGGGTGAAGGGGCCACGCCGTCCCAAGGCCGTGAACATCAAGACCCGCCCCTATCCCGGTTTCCCCACCGACATGCAGGCCCAGTTCATGGCCCTCATGTGCGTGGCCGACGGAGCGAGCGTCATCAGCGAGAACATCTTCGAGAACCGCTTCATGCACGTCTCGGAGCTGCTGCGCTTCGGCGCCGACATCACGGTTGAGGGGAACACCGCCACCGTGAAAGGGGTGAAGAAGCTGTCCGGCGCGCCGGTCATGGCCACGGACCTCCGGGCCTCGGCATCGCTCATCCTTGCCGGTCTGGCATCCGACAATACCACCGAGATCTCCCGTATCTACCACCTGGACCGGGGATACGAGTCCATCGAAAAGAAACTGGCCGGCCTCGGTGCCGATATCCAACGTGTAAAGGAGTGA
- a CDS encoding histidinol-phosphate aminotransferase encodes MLPFRSNIAAMAGYVPGYQPPDVASWIKLNTNENPYPPSPEVVKAILAELGDDGALLRTYPSASSQVLRETVGELFGFDPAWVIMANGSDEVLNNLIRAFAGEGEEVGYVHPSYSYYATLAEIQGARVRTFGLTDDLRIAGFPGRYEGRLFFLTTPNSPLGFAFPLAYVEELATRCTGVLVVDEAYADFADGDALDLVRRHENVVVTRTLSKSYSLAGMRLGFAVARPAVIAALDKIRDHYNLDRLAQAACVASLRDRAYFAGCTRLIRETREWFSAELRALGYGVIPSQGNFVFAAPPDRNGKRVYDGLYARKILVRHFSDPLLAHGMRISIGTREEMEATLAALKEIG; translated from the coding sequence ATGCTTCCCTTTCGCTCAAATATCGCCGCAATGGCAGGCTACGTGCCCGGCTATCAGCCCCCGGACGTGGCGTCGTGGATCAAGCTGAACACCAACGAGAACCCCTATCCGCCGTCGCCCGAGGTGGTGAAGGCGATTCTGGCGGAGCTGGGGGACGACGGGGCGCTCCTGCGCACCTATCCCAGCGCGTCGAGCCAGGTGCTGCGGGAGACCGTGGGCGAGCTGTTCGGCTTCGATCCCGCCTGGGTCATCATGGCCAACGGCTCCGACGAGGTTCTCAACAACCTGATCCGGGCCTTTGCCGGCGAGGGGGAGGAGGTCGGCTACGTGCATCCCTCCTACTCCTACTACGCGACCCTGGCCGAAATCCAGGGGGCACGGGTACGGACCTTCGGCCTCACGGATGACCTTCGCATTGCCGGTTTTCCCGGCCGCTACGAGGGAAGGCTCTTCTTCCTGACCACCCCCAATTCGCCGCTGGGCTTCGCCTTTCCCCTTGCTTACGTCGAGGAGCTGGCGACCCGCTGCACCGGGGTCCTGGTGGTGGACGAGGCCTATGCCGATTTTGCCGACGGCGATGCCCTGGATCTGGTTCGGCGGCACGAGAACGTGGTCGTGACCCGCACCCTGTCCAAGAGCTACTCCCTGGCCGGCATGCGGCTCGGCTTCGCCGTGGCCCGTCCGGCGGTGATTGCTGCCCTGGACAAGATCCGCGATCACTATAACCTGGACCGTCTCGCCCAGGCCGCCTGCGTGGCCTCCCTGCGGGACCGGGCATACTTTGCCGGGTGCACCCGCCTGATCCGCGAGACCCGCGAGTGGTTTTCCGCTGAACTCCGGGCGCTCGGCTACGGTGTGATCCCCTCCCAGGGGAACTTCGTGTTTGCCGCACCGCCGGACCGCAACGGCAAACGGGTCTACGACGGCCTCTATGCCCGCAAGATCCTGGTCCGCCACTTCTCCGACCCGCTCCTGGCCCATGGCATGAGGATTTCCATCGGCACGCGGGAGGAGATGGAGGCGACCCTCGCCGCTCTGAAAGAGATTGGCTAA
- a CDS encoding histidinol dehydrogenase, with protein MKFLDIRDTNFDAEFAAILARGEETGREVEQVVLDIIADVRARGDEALLEYTRRFDRLEVASVAALQVTEDEIEYAFAKVKDEEVAALKLAVERVARFHEKQKQETWLSTAEPDILLGQMVTPLERVGIYVPGGKASYPSSVIMNAVPARVAGVGEIVMVAPTPGGEINPHVLVAARLSGVDRIFRLGGAQAVAALAYGTATVPRVDKITGPGNIYVATAKKLVFGQAGIDMIAGPSEILVINDGSGTPAHIAADLLSQAEHDELASSILITTDRGFGEQVAAEVERQVAQLSRETIARTSWETYGAVIVAGSLDEAIAFSNRIAPEHLELAVANPFEILPRIKNAGAIFLGHFTPEAAGDYLAGPNHTLPTGGTARFFSPLSVDDFVKKSSIVYFSEAGLNRLGRDIVRIAELEGLEAHGRSVSIRLK; from the coding sequence ATGAAATTCCTCGACATCAGGGATACGAACTTTGACGCGGAATTCGCCGCCATCCTCGCCCGGGGGGAGGAGACCGGCCGCGAGGTGGAGCAGGTGGTTCTCGACATCATCGCCGATGTCCGCGCACGGGGAGACGAGGCGCTCCTGGAGTACACCCGGCGCTTCGACCGGCTGGAGGTCGCTTCCGTTGCGGCTCTCCAGGTGACCGAGGACGAGATCGAGTACGCCTTTGCCAAGGTGAAGGACGAGGAGGTTGCCGCCCTCAAGCTGGCGGTTGAGCGGGTGGCCCGCTTCCACGAGAAGCAGAAGCAGGAAACCTGGCTCTCCACCGCCGAGCCCGACATCCTTCTCGGCCAGATGGTGACGCCCCTGGAGCGGGTCGGGATCTACGTTCCCGGCGGCAAGGCGAGCTATCCTTCCAGCGTCATCATGAATGCGGTTCCGGCCCGGGTGGCCGGCGTCGGCGAGATCGTCATGGTGGCCCCGACCCCCGGCGGAGAGATCAACCCACACGTTCTGGTGGCGGCGCGGCTCTCCGGCGTTGACCGGATCTTCCGGCTGGGCGGTGCCCAGGCGGTGGCCGCTCTGGCTTACGGCACCGCCACGGTGCCCCGGGTGGACAAGATCACCGGCCCGGGAAACATCTACGTGGCCACGGCCAAGAAACTGGTCTTCGGCCAGGCGGGGATCGATATGATCGCCGGCCCCAGCGAGATCCTCGTCATCAACGACGGGAGCGGCACCCCGGCCCACATCGCCGCCGACCTCCTTTCCCAGGCGGAGCACGACGAACTCGCCTCATCCATCCTCATTACCACCGACCGCGGTTTCGGCGAGCAGGTGGCGGCGGAGGTGGAACGGCAGGTGGCGCAACTCTCCCGGGAGACCATCGCCCGCACGTCGTGGGAGACCTACGGCGCCGTCATCGTGGCCGGGAGCCTGGACGAGGCCATCGCCTTCTCGAACCGGATCGCCCCGGAGCACCTGGAACTGGCCGTGGCAAATCCCTTCGAGATCCTGCCGCGGATCAAAAACGCCGGTGCCATCTTCCTCGGCCACTTCACCCCCGAGGCGGCCGGCGACTATCTGGCCGGCCCGAACCATACGCTGCCCACCGGAGGCACGGCTCGTTTCTTCTCCCCCCTGTCGGTGGACGATTTCGTGAAGAAATCCTCCATCGTCTACTTCAGCGAGGCGGGGTTGAACCGTCTGGGCCGCGACATCGTCAGGATCGCCGAACTGGAAGGTCTGGAGGCCCACGGCAGGTCAGTGAGCATCCGCCTGAAATAA
- the hisB gene encoding imidazoleglycerol-phosphate dehydratase (catalyzes the dehydration of D-erythro-1-(imidazol-4-yl)glycerol 3-phosphate to 3-(imidazol-4-yl)-2-oxopropyl phosphate in histidine biosynthesis): protein MSRKAAIERVTKETQIKLSLDVDGTGEAKVCTSVPFLDHMLDLFARHGFFNLQVDATGDIDIDFHHTVEDIGIVLGQALKESLGDKKGVRRYGQATVPMDETLASVTVDISGRPYLVYHVSLPKVKIGEFDVELVREFFQAVVNNLGATIHLNVMYGDNVHHIVEACFKAFARAMDQATQVDSRIQGVMSTKGKL, encoded by the coding sequence ATGTCCCGGAAAGCTGCCATCGAACGAGTCACCAAGGAAACCCAGATCAAGCTCTCCCTTGATGTAGACGGCACGGGCGAGGCGAAGGTCTGCACCTCGGTGCCGTTTCTCGATCACATGCTCGACCTCTTTGCCCGTCACGGATTCTTCAACCTTCAGGTGGACGCCACGGGGGACATCGATATCGACTTTCACCATACGGTGGAGGATATCGGTATCGTCCTCGGCCAAGCGTTGAAAGAGTCTCTGGGCGATAAAAAAGGAGTCCGGCGCTACGGCCAGGCCACGGTCCCCATGGACGAAACCCTTGCCAGCGTGACGGTGGACATCTCGGGGCGTCCCTACCTCGTCTACCACGTGTCACTTCCCAAAGTGAAGATTGGCGAGTTCGACGTGGAACTGGTGCGGGAATTTTTCCAGGCCGTGGTTAATAACCTGGGTGCCACGATCCATCTGAACGTCATGTACGGCGACAATGTCCACCACATCGTCGAGGCGTGTTTCAAGGCCTTTGCCCGGGCCATGGACCAGGCGACCCAGGTGGACTCCCGGATTCAGGGGGTCATGTCAACGAAGGGCAAGCTTTAG